One Candidatus Anoxymicrobium japonicum genomic window carries:
- a CDS encoding DNA gyrase subunit A, whose translation MDPVGGRLEPVELQDEVQRSFLEYAMSVITQRALPDVRDGLKPVHRRILYSMGDSGLTPNQPHRKCARVVGDVMGRYHPHGDAAIYDTLVRMAQDFSCRYELIDGHGNFGSIDGDSAAAMRYTEARLASVALELLEDIKKETVDFIDNYDGSMQEPVVLPGKFPNLLVNGASGIAVGMATNVPPHNLGEVVDATCAYIDNPDISLADLMNHLPGPDFPTGGLIMGEEGIFQAYSTGRGIIRVRARVHYEQIKAGRQRIVVTEIPYQVNKSKLTEKIAEIVKAKIVVGISDLRDESDRSGMRLVIELKREIDPDIVLNQLYKHTQMQSSFGIIMLALVDGVPRTLPVKQLIEKQVEHRQKIIVRRTEFDLRKAEERAHILEGLLIALDHLDETIALIRKSKTVEEARTALQTRFELTSEQAQAILDMRLQRLTGLERQKIKDEMKELRDKIIEYKAILADPERVLLIIKEELEEMKRKYSDERRSEIVGRLDDLSIEDLIAEEEMVVTITHSGYAKRLPVTTFRKQKRGGKGVTGMDLKEADFVEHLFITTTHHFMLFFSNRGKVYKLKVYELPTGSRTTKGKAMVNLLPLEHGEKIVEVIATREFSPEQFLVTATRNGIVKKTRFDQYNSARKDGIIALRLFPGDEMIRARLTSGGEELLLITSRGQAIKFNEKDCRPMGRVSAGVKGITLNKGDSVLTMEVPEEGADVFVLTSNGYGKRTSARLYPARKRGGKGVRTIKLTETKGVLAGARVVRDNQELVVASQEGIVIRVSVNGIPRTGRATQGVKVMRVQKEDRVSAIALMVADNSGNGVEEEFDAEEDA comes from the coding sequence ATAGACCCTGTCGGCGGGAGGCTGGAGCCGGTAGAGCTGCAGGATGAGGTTCAGCGCTCGTTCCTGGAATACGCGATGAGCGTTATAACACAGCGCGCGCTTCCAGACGTTAGAGACGGGCTCAAGCCGGTGCATCGACGGATTCTCTATAGCATGGGGGATTCGGGGCTTACTCCTAATCAGCCACACAGAAAATGCGCCCGGGTAGTCGGTGACGTCATGGGCCGTTATCACCCACACGGGGACGCAGCTATCTACGATACGCTCGTCCGCATGGCACAGGATTTTTCCTGTCGTTACGAGCTTATCGATGGGCACGGGAACTTCGGGTCGATCGACGGCGACAGCGCGGCGGCCATGCGATACACCGAGGCCCGCCTGGCTTCTGTCGCGCTCGAGCTGCTGGAGGACATCAAGAAAGAGACGGTCGATTTCATCGACAACTATGACGGGTCGATGCAAGAGCCCGTGGTGCTGCCGGGGAAATTCCCAAACCTTCTCGTAAATGGCGCGAGCGGCATAGCGGTGGGAATGGCGACCAATGTGCCACCGCACAATCTGGGCGAGGTTGTGGACGCAACCTGCGCGTACATAGACAACCCGGACATCAGCCTCGCCGATTTGATGAACCACCTCCCGGGCCCGGACTTCCCGACCGGCGGGCTCATCATGGGGGAAGAGGGAATCTTCCAGGCGTACAGCACCGGCCGCGGGATTATCCGTGTGCGGGCGAGAGTTCACTATGAGCAGATAAAGGCCGGGCGTCAGAGGATCGTGGTGACGGAAATTCCCTACCAGGTCAACAAGTCGAAGCTGACCGAGAAAATCGCCGAGATAGTCAAGGCCAAGATAGTGGTGGGGATATCAGATTTGCGGGACGAGTCGGACCGAAGCGGAATGCGGCTCGTCATCGAGCTCAAGCGCGAGATCGACCCGGACATCGTGCTGAACCAGTTGTACAAGCACACGCAGATGCAAAGCTCCTTCGGGATAATAATGCTCGCGCTGGTGGATGGAGTGCCACGCACGTTGCCGGTAAAGCAACTTATCGAGAAGCAGGTCGAGCACCGACAGAAGATTATCGTCAGGAGAACGGAGTTCGACCTGCGGAAAGCCGAGGAAAGAGCGCATATCCTCGAGGGCCTGCTGATCGCGCTCGACCATCTGGACGAGACTATCGCCCTGATAAGAAAATCAAAAACGGTCGAGGAGGCGCGCACCGCGCTTCAAACGCGCTTCGAGCTCACAAGTGAGCAGGCACAGGCGATACTCGACATGCGCCTGCAGAGGCTAACGGGCCTCGAGCGCCAGAAGATCAAAGATGAGATGAAGGAGCTGCGGGACAAAATAATAGAGTACAAGGCGATCCTTGCCGACCCCGAGCGAGTGCTCCTCATCATCAAGGAAGAACTCGAGGAGATGAAACGCAAGTACTCCGACGAGAGGCGAAGCGAGATCGTGGGGCGCTTGGACGACCTTTCTATCGAGGACCTGATCGCCGAAGAGGAAATGGTTGTAACTATCACTCACTCGGGGTACGCGAAACGTCTCCCGGTGACGACTTTCCGCAAGCAGAAACGCGGGGGCAAGGGCGTTACCGGCATGGATCTCAAGGAAGCTGACTTTGTGGAGCATCTGTTTATCACCACCACACACCACTTCATGCTCTTTTTCTCAAACAGGGGGAAGGTTTATAAGCTCAAGGTCTACGAGCTTCCAACCGGAAGCCGAACGACCAAAGGGAAGGCGATGGTCAACCTGCTCCCACTCGAGCACGGAGAGAAAATAGTTGAAGTCATCGCAACCAGAGAGTTCAGCCCGGAACAGTTCCTGGTTACCGCGACCAGGAACGGGATAGTGAAAAAAACACGATTTGACCAGTACAATTCAGCCCGCAAGGACGGCATAATCGCGCTGAGGCTGTTCCCGGGCGACGAGATGATAAGGGCCCGACTGACGTCGGGAGGCGAAGAGCTGCTCCTTATCACATCGCGGGGCCAGGCTATCAAGTTCAACGAGAAAGATTGCAGACCGATGGGGAGGGTTTCGGCCGGCGTGAAAGGCATTACTCTCAACAAGGGCGATAGCGTGCTGACAATGGAGGTGCCCGAGGAGGGCGCCGACGTCTTTGTCCTCACGTCAAATGGTTACGGAAAACGGACTTCGGCCAGGCTGTACCCGGCGCGTAAGCGGGGAGGCAAGGGAGTCAGGACTATAAAACTGACGGAGACCAAAGGAGTTCTGGCGGGAGCGAGAGTCGTCAGAGACAACCAGGAACTCGTCGTCGCGTCACAGGAGGGCATCGTTATCAGGGTTTCCGTCAATGGGATACCCCGAACCGGGCGCGCCACGCAAGGCGTGAAGGTCATGAGAGTACAAAAAGAAGACAGGGTAAGCGCGATCGCTCTAATGGTGGCAGACAATAGCGGCAACGGTGTCGAAGAGGAGTTTGACGCGGAGGAAGACGCTTGA
- a CDS encoding orotidine-5'-phosphate decarboxylase, whose translation MHNGVKPFYAFSQGWTDSPEGDFAKKRKYQIGLSARDLAGEIMQEQRIEDRLICALDVDTLDKAKSIVDRLDGVISFFKVGIVLQIAAGQQAIDYLLENNKRVFLDLKYYDVPETVEKAVKCATEKGIALLTIHGNGEIIQKAVHGKGNSGLKLLAVTVLTSLDSDDLHNMGYECSVEELVMHRTRKAVEYGCDGVISSPNEIKMIRNEVGPRLIIVTPGIRLDERRDDHKRKAEPADAIRDGADYLVVGRPIIQDKNPKEAALRIIEDMSRGV comes from the coding sequence ATGCATAATGGGGTCAAACCATTTTATGCGTTTTCTCAAGGGTGGACGGATTCTCCAGAGGGAGACTTTGCGAAGAAGAGAAAATATCAAATAGGGTTGTCCGCACGAGACCTGGCAGGAGAAATCATGCAAGAACAGAGGATTGAAGACAGGCTAATCTGCGCACTGGATGTTGACACACTCGACAAGGCCAAGAGTATCGTCGATAGGCTGGATGGCGTAATATCTTTTTTCAAAGTAGGCATTGTTTTGCAAATAGCAGCAGGGCAACAGGCCATCGACTATCTTTTGGAAAACAACAAGCGAGTGTTTCTAGACCTGAAATACTATGATGTTCCAGAAACCGTCGAGAAGGCCGTCAAGTGCGCTACAGAAAAGGGAATAGCGCTTCTAACAATACATGGCAACGGAGAAATCATTCAGAAGGCTGTTCACGGCAAGGGCAATTCCGGCCTAAAATTGCTTGCTGTTACGGTACTTACAAGCTTGGACTCTGATGATTTGCACAATATGGGGTATGAATGTTCCGTTGAGGAACTTGTGATGCATAGAACCAGAAAGGCAGTTGAGTATGGTTGTGATGGCGTCATTAGTTCTCCAAATGAAATCAAGATGATTCGAAACGAAGTAGGCCCTCGCCTTATAATAGTGACTCCTGGAATACGGCTAGACGAAAGGCGAGATGACCACAAACGCAAGGCCGAACCGGCGGACGCCATTCGCGATGGCGCCGACTATCTGGTTGTTGGAAGGCCAATAATTCAAGACAAGAACCCAAAAGAAGCCGCCCTCCGCATCATAGAGGACATGAGTCGAGGAGTTTGA